One genomic segment of Micromonospora sp. WMMC415 includes these proteins:
- a CDS encoding TIGR00730 family Rossman fold protein produces MSESNGRAAEGEPRRERHRGAVTLRRAAITDSTADQRLLDSRQRSDWKTRDAWRALRILSEFVEGFDTLSDLPPAVSVFGSARSLPDSPECRLAEALGGQLARAGYAVITGGGPGVMEATNRGASEAGGLSVGLGIELPFEQGINDWVDLAIDFRYFFARKTMFVKYAQAFVVLPGGFGTMDELFEALTLVQTGKVTRFPVVLMGTRYWGGLMDWLRDTMAAEGKIGPVDLDLICLTDDVNDAVRHIVEAEAVLSAEQDAVREEAVARTAADQRIAADEGRRD; encoded by the coding sequence ATGAGCGAGAGCAACGGGCGGGCGGCGGAGGGCGAGCCGCGGCGGGAGCGGCACCGGGGCGCCGTCACCCTGCGCCGCGCGGCGATCACCGACAGCACCGCCGACCAGCGGCTGCTCGACTCGCGGCAGCGCAGCGACTGGAAGACGCGGGACGCGTGGCGGGCGCTGCGGATCCTCTCCGAGTTCGTCGAGGGGTTCGACACCCTCTCCGACCTGCCGCCGGCGGTCAGCGTCTTCGGCTCCGCCCGCAGCCTCCCGGACAGCCCCGAGTGCCGGCTGGCCGAGGCGCTGGGCGGCCAGCTGGCCCGGGCCGGCTACGCGGTCATCACCGGCGGCGGCCCGGGCGTGATGGAGGCCACCAACCGGGGCGCCAGCGAGGCCGGCGGGCTCTCCGTCGGGCTCGGCATCGAACTCCCCTTCGAGCAGGGCATCAACGACTGGGTCGACCTCGCCATCGACTTCCGCTACTTCTTCGCCCGCAAGACCATGTTCGTCAAGTACGCCCAGGCGTTCGTGGTCCTCCCCGGTGGCTTCGGCACCATGGACGAGCTGTTCGAGGCGCTCACCCTGGTGCAGACCGGCAAGGTGACCCGCTTCCCGGTGGTGCTGATGGGCACCCGCTACTGGGGCGGGCTGATGGACTGGCTGCGCGACACCATGGCCGCCGAAGGCAAGATCGGGCCGGTCGACCTCGACCTGATCTGCCTCACCGACGACGTGAACGACGCGGTCCGCCACATCGTGGAGGCGGAGGCCGTGCTCTCCGCCGAGCAGGACGCGGTCCGCGAGGAGGCGGTCGCCCGCACCGCGGCGGACCAACGGATCGCCGCCGACGAGGGCCGCCGGGACTGA
- a CDS encoding cold-shock protein: MAIGTVKWFNADKGFGFITPDGGGADVFAHFSAIQSSGYRSLDENQRVEFEVTQGQKGPQAENIRPL; the protein is encoded by the coding sequence ATGGCAATTGGCACCGTCAAGTGGTTCAACGCTGACAAGGGCTTCGGCTTCATCACCCCGGACGGCGGCGGCGCCGACGTCTTCGCCCACTTCTCGGCCATCCAGTCCTCCGGCTACCGGAGCCTGGACGAGAACCAGCGGGTCGAGTTCGAGGTGACCCAGGGCCAGAAGGGCCCGCAGGCGGAGAACATCCGTCCGCTCTGA
- the dapE gene encoding succinyl-diaminopimelate desuccinylase, with product MENPLTPEVLADPVALTRALVDIESVSLNEKAIADCVEEVLRRVPHLTTYRHGNTVMARTDLGRAQRVVLAGHLDTVPLNNNFPSMMRGDLMYGCGTSDMKSGVAYALHLAVTLAEPRYDVTYFFYEAEEIESKYNGLFLVAEAHPEWLQADFALLLEPTYGIVEAGCQGTTRAIVTTHGERAHAARSWHGVNAIHGAGEVLRRLTAYEARRVTLDGCDYREGLNAVRIVGGVAGNVIPDHCEIEINYRYAPDRDPAAAEAHLREVFHGFDLEVTDAAAGALPGLDAPPAQEFLAAVGAAPIGKLGWTDVARFAAMGIPALNFGPGDPNLAHHKDEHVEVGKIREGAATLHRWLAAA from the coding sequence ATGGAGAACCCGCTGACCCCCGAGGTCCTGGCTGATCCGGTGGCGTTGACCCGCGCACTGGTCGACATAGAGTCCGTCTCCCTCAACGAGAAGGCGATCGCCGACTGCGTCGAGGAGGTGCTGCGCCGGGTGCCGCACCTGACGACCTACCGGCACGGCAACACGGTCATGGCCCGCACCGACCTGGGCCGCGCCCAGCGGGTGGTGCTCGCCGGGCACCTCGACACGGTTCCCCTGAACAACAACTTCCCGTCCATGATGCGCGGCGACCTGATGTACGGGTGCGGCACCTCCGACATGAAGTCCGGCGTGGCGTACGCCCTGCACCTGGCGGTGACGCTGGCCGAGCCGCGGTACGACGTGACGTACTTCTTCTACGAGGCGGAGGAGATCGAGTCGAAGTACAACGGTCTCTTCCTCGTCGCCGAGGCGCACCCGGAGTGGCTGCAGGCCGACTTCGCGCTGCTGCTGGAGCCGACGTACGGGATCGTCGAGGCGGGCTGCCAGGGCACCACGCGGGCGATCGTCACCACGCACGGCGAGCGCGCCCACGCGGCCCGGTCCTGGCACGGGGTGAACGCGATCCACGGCGCGGGCGAGGTGCTGCGCCGGCTGACGGCGTACGAGGCGCGCCGGGTGACCCTCGACGGCTGCGACTACCGGGAGGGGCTGAACGCGGTCCGGATCGTGGGTGGCGTGGCCGGCAACGTCATCCCGGACCACTGCGAGATCGAGATCAACTACCGGTACGCGCCGGATCGTGACCCGGCGGCCGCCGAGGCGCACCTGCGCGAGGTCTTCCACGGCTTCGACCTCGAGGTGACCGACGCGGCGGCGGGGGCGCTCCCGGGCCTGGACGCACCGCCGGCGCAGGAGTTCCTGGCGGCGGTGGGCGCCGCGCCGATCGGCAAGCTGGGCTGGACGGACGTGGCCCGGTTCGCCGCGATGGGCATCCCGGCGCTGAACTTCGGCCCCGGCGACCCGAACCTGGCCCATCACAAGGACGAGCACGTCGAGGTCGGCAAGATCCGCGAGGGCGCGGCCACCCTGCACCGCTGGCTCGCCGCCGCCTGA
- a CDS encoding ATP-dependent DNA helicase — translation MSQPTLFSSATPAPRVADAGPRYTPVELAKLLRLPAPTREQAAIIAAPVEPLLVVAGAGSGKTETMAARVVWLVANSYVRPEQVLGLTFTRKAAGELAHRVRARLDQLVRRLGRRGRDPFDDPLSGEPTVSTYHSYAGRIVTEHGLRAGYEPSTRLLTEASRWQLVDLIVRNYDGDMSDVDRMPSTITDAVLALAGELDEHLVEPDDLAAWTGRFFADVQSRPGRVYADVKKALTVQQTRLKLLPLVRAYARRKEDFEAMDFADQLARAARVARDHPAVGEVERDRYRVVLLDEYQDTSHAQVVLLNALFGGGHPVTAVGDPCQSIYGWRGASAGTLDRFPTEFARADGTPAAVRSLTTSWRNRPEILGVANALATPLRAAGAQVPELHAALSVKDPIPHRTPRGTAAGTVHCALLPTYADEADWIADSVLRAWQGAAGAPGALPEHIPVAARPTTAVLVRLRSQIPAIESALRARGLPVDVVGLGGLLDTPEVRDVVCTLRVLADPTDGAALLRLLTGARWRIGPRDLVSLHRRAKAIASARRRLAAGDEPEIVLDALDEATLVEALADLGPAQAYSAEGYPRLRAYARELGLLRYRLDQSLPDLIADVERTIGLDVEVAVRAGRDGAGDAGLARGHLDALGDVAARFSGETPGATLSAFLAYLAAAEDEERGLTPGEVEVVEGAVQILTAHAAKGLEWDVVAVAGLSRGVWPGPVRNSDHWLGGLGVLPFPLRGDADGLPALALADVGDQRAVARALEDFTDAWRAHDEREERRLAYVAVTRPRRLLLCSGHWWGEGTKRPRGPSVLLREVHDACLDGGAGHVVDEWAPEPAPDAVNPTTEVVLHAEWPADPLGARRPALAEAAALVRRYLADGAAAAAADADGAAAAADADGVGGDPEVTRWRREADLLLAERAELTRQSGPVEVALPGQLSVTQLVALRRDPAGLARTLRRPLPSEPNPYARRGTAFHAWLEQRFGADRLLDVDELPGAADADAAPDEALAELQERFLASEWADRTPVEVEVPFATAIAGIVVRGRMDAVFARPGGRFDVVDWKTGRQPTGPAAEAAAVQLAVYRLAWAELAGLPVDRVGAAFHYVRDGVTVRPVDLLDVAGLTALIASVPESPEAGDGSGHP, via the coding sequence GTGAGCCAGCCGACCCTGTTCAGCTCCGCGACGCCGGCCCCGAGGGTGGCGGACGCCGGCCCCCGGTACACGCCGGTCGAGCTGGCCAAGCTGCTGCGGCTGCCGGCGCCGACGCGGGAGCAGGCCGCGATCATCGCCGCGCCGGTGGAGCCGCTGCTGGTGGTGGCCGGCGCCGGCTCCGGCAAGACCGAGACGATGGCCGCCCGGGTGGTCTGGCTGGTGGCCAACTCGTACGTCCGTCCCGAACAGGTCCTCGGCCTCACGTTCACCCGCAAGGCGGCCGGGGAGCTGGCGCACCGGGTACGGGCCCGGCTCGACCAGCTCGTCCGCCGGCTGGGCCGGCGGGGCCGTGACCCGTTCGACGATCCGCTGTCCGGCGAGCCGACCGTCTCCACCTACCACTCGTACGCCGGACGCATCGTCACCGAGCACGGCCTGCGGGCCGGGTACGAGCCGTCCACGCGGCTGCTCACCGAGGCGTCCCGCTGGCAGCTCGTCGACCTGATCGTGCGCAACTACGACGGCGACATGTCCGACGTGGACCGGATGCCCAGCACGATCACCGACGCGGTGCTGGCCCTCGCCGGTGAGCTGGACGAGCACCTGGTCGAGCCGGACGACCTGGCCGCCTGGACCGGCCGCTTCTTCGCCGACGTGCAGTCCCGGCCCGGTCGGGTCTACGCGGACGTCAAGAAGGCCCTCACTGTCCAGCAGACCCGGTTGAAGCTGCTTCCGCTGGTGCGCGCGTACGCCCGGCGCAAGGAGGACTTCGAGGCGATGGACTTCGCCGACCAGTTGGCCCGGGCCGCCCGGGTCGCCCGGGACCACCCGGCGGTCGGCGAGGTCGAGCGGGACCGGTACCGGGTGGTGCTGCTCGACGAGTACCAGGACACCAGCCACGCCCAGGTGGTGCTGCTCAACGCGCTCTTCGGCGGCGGCCATCCGGTGACCGCCGTCGGCGACCCCTGCCAGTCGATCTACGGCTGGCGCGGGGCCAGCGCCGGCACCCTGGACCGGTTCCCCACCGAGTTCGCCCGCGCCGACGGCACGCCCGCCGCCGTACGCAGCCTCACCACCAGCTGGCGCAACCGTCCGGAGATCCTCGGCGTGGCGAACGCCCTGGCCACGCCGCTGCGCGCCGCCGGAGCCCAGGTGCCGGAGCTGCACGCGGCGCTGAGCGTCAAGGACCCGATCCCGCATCGCACGCCCCGGGGAACCGCCGCCGGCACCGTCCACTGCGCGCTCCTCCCGACGTACGCCGACGAGGCGGACTGGATCGCCGACAGCGTGCTGCGCGCCTGGCAGGGGGCGGCGGGGGCACCCGGTGCGCTGCCCGAGCACATCCCGGTGGCGGCGCGTCCCACCACGGCGGTGCTGGTGCGGCTGCGCAGCCAGATCCCGGCGATCGAGTCGGCGCTGCGGGCGCGGGGCCTGCCGGTCGACGTGGTGGGGCTGGGCGGCCTGCTGGACACGCCGGAGGTGCGGGACGTGGTGTGCACCCTGCGGGTGCTCGCCGACCCGACCGACGGCGCGGCGCTGCTGCGCCTGCTGACCGGCGCCCGGTGGCGCATCGGGCCGCGCGACCTGGTGTCCCTGCACCGCCGGGCGAAGGCCATCGCGTCCGCCCGCCGGCGGCTCGCCGCCGGTGACGAGCCGGAGATCGTCCTGGACGCGCTGGACGAGGCGACGCTGGTGGAGGCCCTCGCCGACCTGGGGCCGGCGCAGGCGTACTCGGCGGAGGGCTACCCGCGGCTGCGCGCGTACGCCCGGGAGCTGGGCCTGCTGCGGTACCGGCTGGACCAGTCCCTACCGGACCTGATCGCGGACGTCGAGCGGACCATCGGCCTCGACGTGGAGGTCGCGGTGCGGGCCGGCCGGGACGGGGCGGGCGACGCCGGCCTCGCCCGCGGTCACCTGGACGCGCTCGGTGACGTCGCGGCGCGGTTCAGCGGGGAGACGCCGGGGGCGACCCTGTCGGCGTTCCTGGCCTATCTCGCCGCCGCCGAGGACGAGGAGCGCGGTCTCACCCCCGGCGAGGTGGAGGTCGTCGAGGGGGCCGTGCAGATCCTCACCGCGCACGCCGCCAAGGGCCTGGAGTGGGACGTGGTGGCGGTCGCCGGGCTCAGCCGCGGGGTGTGGCCGGGGCCGGTGCGCAACTCCGACCACTGGCTGGGCGGGCTGGGCGTGCTGCCGTTCCCGCTGCGCGGTGACGCCGACGGGCTGCCCGCGCTGGCCCTGGCCGACGTGGGGGACCAGCGCGCGGTGGCGCGGGCGCTGGAGGACTTCACCGACGCGTGGCGCGCGCACGACGAGCGGGAGGAGCGGCGGCTGGCGTACGTGGCCGTGACCCGCCCCCGCCGGCTCCTGCTGTGCTCCGGCCACTGGTGGGGTGAGGGCACCAAGCGGCCGCGCGGCCCGTCGGTGCTGCTGCGCGAGGTGCACGACGCCTGCCTGGACGGCGGCGCGGGGCACGTGGTCGACGAGTGGGCGCCCGAGCCCGCACCGGACGCGGTCAACCCGACGACCGAGGTGGTGCTGCACGCCGAGTGGCCGGCCGATCCGCTGGGGGCGCGCCGGCCGGCCCTCGCCGAGGCGGCCGCGCTGGTCCGGCGGTACCTCGCCGACGGCGCGGCCGCCGCCGCCGCCGACGCCGACGGCGCGGCCGCCGCCGCCGACGCCGACGGGGTCGGCGGGGATCCCGAGGTGACCCGGTGGCGGCGGGAGGCCGACCTGCTCCTCGCCGAGCGGGCCGAGCTGACCCGGCAGTCCGGCCCGGTCGAGGTCGCGCTGCCCGGGCAGCTGTCGGTGACCCAGCTGGTGGCGCTGCGGCGGGACCCGGCCGGCCTCGCCCGGACATTGCGCCGTCCGCTGCCCAGCGAGCCCAATCCGTACGCCCGGCGGGGCACCGCCTTCCACGCCTGGCTGGAGCAGCGCTTCGGGGCCGACCGGCTGCTCGACGTCGACGAGCTGCCCGGCGCGGCGGACGCGGACGCCGCGCCGGACGAGGCGCTGGCCGAGCTGCAGGAGCGCTTCCTCGCCAGTGAGTGGGCCGACCGGACGCCGGTGGAGGTGGAGGTTCCATTCGCGACGGCGATCGCCGGCATCGTGGTCCGCGGCCGGATGGACGCCGTCTTCGCCCGTCCGGGCGGGCGGTTCGACGTCGTCGACTGGAAGACCGGCCGGCAGCCGACCGGGCCGGCGGCCGAGGCGGCGGCGGTGCAGCTCGCCGTGTACCGGCTGGCCTGGGCGGAGCTTGCGGGCCTGCCGGTCGACCGGGTCGGCGCCGCGTTCCACTACGTCCGGGACGGGGTGACGGTCCGGCCGGTGGACCTGCTCGACGTCGCCGGCCTGACCGCGCTGATCGCTTCGGTGCCGGAAAGTCCGGAAGCGGGTGACGGTTCCGGCCATCCGTGA
- a CDS encoding TIGR00730 family Rossman fold protein, protein MAAICVFCASSRTLDRRWLDLAAETGAEIARRGHTLVSGGGCVGMMGAVADGARAAGGRTLGIIPQALVDLEVADLASDELLVTESMADRKTLMLDKSDAFLTLPGGLGTLDELFEVWTTATLALHAKPMVLVDTDGFYRPLLDWLGGLADQTFLKPAGLALLTVVDTVPAALDAIEAGLTGPPGLPA, encoded by the coding sequence GTGGCGGCCATCTGTGTGTTCTGCGCGTCCTCCCGTACCCTCGACCGGCGCTGGCTCGACCTGGCGGCGGAGACCGGCGCGGAGATCGCCCGGCGGGGCCACACGCTGGTGAGCGGCGGCGGCTGCGTCGGGATGATGGGCGCCGTGGCGGACGGGGCGCGGGCCGCGGGCGGGCGGACGCTGGGGATCATCCCGCAGGCCCTGGTCGACCTCGAGGTCGCCGACCTCGCCTCCGACGAGCTGCTGGTCACCGAGTCGATGGCCGACCGCAAGACGCTCATGCTCGACAAGTCGGACGCGTTCCTCACCCTGCCGGGCGGCCTCGGCACGCTGGACGAGCTGTTCGAGGTCTGGACCACGGCCACGCTGGCCCTGCACGCCAAGCCGATGGTCCTGGTCGACACCGACGGCTTCTACCGCCCCCTGCTCGACTGGCTGGGTGGCCTCGCCGACCAGACCTTCCTGAAGCCGGCGGGCCTGGCCCTGCTCACCGTGGTCGACACCGTCCCCGCCGCTCTCGACGCCATCGAGGCCGGCCTCACCGGACCGCCCGGCCTGCCGGCCTGA
- a CDS encoding DEAD/DEAH box helicase has protein sequence MTTVAPSFAHTGLAPALLAELAAQGITAPFPIQAATLPDSLAGRDVLGRGRTGSGKTLAFGLPLLSRTAGRRARPRRPLALVLVPTRELAQQVTTALDPYARAVGLRCATVVGGLSLNRQAEALRAGAELVVATPGRLHDLINRGDVRLDQVGVTVLDEADQMADMGFLPQVTRLLEQVAPDGQRMLFSATLDGGVDRLVRRFLTDPVTHSVDPGTATVTAMTHHVLHVEAVDKPAALSWIAAREGRTIMFMGTKHRADRVARQLLAKGVRAAALHGGKSQPQRTRILEQFRTGQVTALVATDVAARGIHVDGLDLVVNVDPPTDAKDYLHRGGRTARAGESGTVVTLVLPEQRHDVSRLMATAGIRPESTRVRPGDPELVRVTGAREPSGVPVTIAPPPAVPAPRRGGAGGPGGDATGHAGGTAGRAGHRTSGRPRRARRPRFS, from the coding sequence ATGACCACCGTCGCTCCGTCGTTCGCCCACACCGGGCTCGCCCCGGCGCTGCTCGCCGAGCTGGCCGCGCAGGGCATCACCGCGCCGTTCCCGATCCAGGCGGCGACCCTGCCGGACTCGCTCGCCGGCCGGGACGTGCTCGGCCGCGGCCGCACCGGGTCCGGCAAGACCCTGGCCTTCGGGCTCCCACTCCTCTCCCGCACCGCCGGCCGCCGCGCTCGGCCCCGACGCCCGCTCGCGCTGGTGCTGGTACCCACCCGTGAGCTGGCCCAGCAGGTCACCACGGCACTCGACCCGTACGCCCGGGCGGTCGGGCTGCGCTGCGCCACCGTGGTGGGTGGCCTGTCGCTGAACCGGCAGGCGGAGGCGCTGCGGGCGGGCGCCGAGCTGGTGGTGGCCACGCCCGGACGCCTGCACGACCTGATCAACCGCGGCGACGTCCGGCTCGACCAGGTCGGCGTCACCGTGCTGGACGAGGCCGACCAGATGGCCGACATGGGATTCCTGCCGCAGGTCACCCGCCTGCTCGAACAGGTCGCCCCGGACGGCCAGCGGATGCTCTTCTCGGCCACCCTGGACGGCGGCGTCGACCGGCTGGTCCGGCGCTTCCTCACCGACCCGGTGACCCACTCGGTGGATCCGGGCACGGCCACCGTCACCGCGATGACCCACCACGTGCTGCACGTGGAGGCGGTCGACAAGCCGGCCGCGCTGAGCTGGATCGCGGCCCGGGAGGGCCGCACCATCATGTTCATGGGCACCAAGCACCGGGCCGACCGGGTCGCCCGTCAGTTGCTCGCCAAGGGTGTCCGCGCGGCCGCGTTGCACGGCGGCAAGTCCCAGCCGCAGCGCACCCGCATCCTGGAGCAGTTCCGCACCGGGCAGGTGACCGCGCTGGTCGCCACCGACGTCGCGGCCCGGGGGATCCACGTGGACGGGCTCGACCTGGTGGTCAACGTGGACCCGCCGACCGACGCGAAGGACTACCTGCACCGGGGCGGGCGGACCGCCCGGGCGGGGGAGTCGGGCACGGTGGTCACCCTGGTCCTGCCCGAGCAGCGGCACGACGTGTCCCGCCTGATGGCGACGGCGGGGATCCGCCCCGAGTCGACCCGCGTACGCCCCGGTGATCCGGAGCTGGTCCGGGTGACCGGCGCCCGGGAGCCGTCGGGTGTCCCGGTGACGATCGCGCCGCCGCCGGCGGTTCCCGCACCGCGCCGAGGCGGTGCCGGCGGACCGGGCGGCGACGCGACGGGCCACGCCGGCGGTACGGCAGGCCGGGCCGGGCACCGCACCTCGGGCCGCCCTCGGCGTGCCCGCCGTCCCCGGTTCAGCTGA
- a CDS encoding ATP-dependent DNA helicase: MQAYRLVRRPADAAVRRSGGPAERGTRVVDPRQAEVVGHTDGPMLVLGGPGTGKTAALVEAVAARVAEGVDPEQVLVLTFGRRQATALRQRIEARVAGDGHRVLREPLVRTFPAYAFGLLRRAAAERGEPSPRLLTGPEQDLIIRELLDLVGEEPGDDPVGWPEDLRPALRTRAFAAQLRDLLMRAGERGVGPVELARLGEKFGRADWPAAARFLREYVAVLALRDVSNRGSIAYDPAELVRAATGMLLDDPDLLAAERRRLAYVYVDEYADTDPAQQDLLATVAGGGKTLVAFADPDSSTYAFRGADPTGVTTFPHRFRTASGAPAAQVVLTTSYRAGPRLLAASARLARRLRGPAAHRRLRPLPDAAPGTMEVRTFRSATSEAAWLAHALREAHLLGGVPWSEMAVLVRSTARQLPSLRRALHAAGVPTVVHGEDLPLHLQPAVAPLLLLLRCALEPERLDEEAAVALLHSPLGGADPLAERRLRQGLRVMALAAGDRRPSGELIVEALRDPAELAGIDRRWAEPAQTVAGLLAVARETAARPGATAEDVLWAVWRASGLAELWSAALARTPATAGEGDVARRRRAEAADRDLDAVMVLFDAAARFTDRLPGARTEVFLDHVLGQDLPADTLAPTADRGDAVRLLTAHAAKGLEWDLVAVAGVQEGVWPDLRLRGSLLGSERLVDVLAGRSAGDGRLATVIGQTSALLDEERRLFHVAVTRARRSLLVSAVASAAVGGDDHEEQPSRFLYELGPTDPPTGGGGDPPTGPSPSDPEPDADAAVPAGDGDPEPHRVTTLPVSRPPRALTLASLVAELRTAATDPAAPPARRHAAAAELARLAAAGVSGAHPDDWWGLRPLSDDRPLVDEGEPVRVTPSAMESALRCSLRWLLERHGGSAPAGTAQGVGNLVHAAAMLAEDASADRGALLDYVAARFDAIELAARWMAGPERARAEAMVDKLLRWLAANPRRLLAIEHEFAVRLDDPRRPVELVGRVDRLEVDADGRLVVVDLKTGKSTAVTAADLAEHPQLGAYQAAVESGAFGEYGDESGGAALVQLGTGAKDAKEQSQPPAGEGPEAGWATALVRRTADTMAAATFAAVANSKCRVCPVRTSCPVSGQGRQVVEPPTVIPRPETREREE, translated from the coding sequence ATGCAGGCGTACCGGCTGGTGCGCCGGCCCGCCGACGCGGCCGTCCGCCGGTCCGGCGGGCCGGCGGAGAGGGGCACGCGGGTCGTGGACCCGCGGCAGGCGGAGGTGGTCGGGCACACCGACGGGCCGATGCTCGTGCTCGGTGGCCCGGGCACCGGCAAGACCGCCGCCCTCGTCGAGGCGGTCGCCGCCCGGGTGGCCGAGGGGGTCGATCCCGAGCAGGTCCTCGTCCTCACGTTCGGCCGCCGGCAGGCCACCGCCCTACGGCAGCGGATCGAGGCGCGCGTCGCCGGCGACGGGCACCGGGTGCTGCGGGAACCGCTGGTGCGTACCTTCCCCGCGTACGCCTTCGGGCTGCTGCGGCGCGCCGCCGCCGAGCGCGGCGAACCGTCGCCACGCCTGCTCACCGGCCCCGAGCAGGATCTGATCATCCGGGAGCTGCTCGACCTGGTCGGCGAGGAGCCGGGCGACGACCCGGTGGGCTGGCCGGAGGACCTGCGGCCGGCGCTGCGGACCCGCGCCTTCGCCGCGCAGCTGCGGGACCTGCTGATGCGTGCCGGCGAGCGCGGCGTCGGCCCGGTCGAGCTGGCCCGGCTGGGCGAGAAGTTCGGCCGCGCCGACTGGCCGGCCGCCGCGCGCTTCCTCCGGGAGTACGTGGCGGTGCTCGCGCTGCGCGACGTGAGCAACCGCGGTTCGATCGCGTACGACCCCGCCGAGCTGGTCCGGGCCGCCACCGGCATGCTGCTCGACGACCCCGACCTGCTGGCGGCCGAGCGGCGCCGGCTGGCGTACGTCTACGTCGACGAGTACGCCGACACCGACCCCGCCCAGCAGGACCTGCTGGCGACCGTGGCCGGCGGCGGCAAGACCCTCGTCGCCTTCGCCGACCCCGACTCGTCCACGTACGCCTTCCGGGGCGCCGACCCGACCGGCGTGACCACCTTCCCGCACCGGTTCCGCACCGCCTCCGGGGCGCCCGCCGCCCAGGTCGTGCTGACCACCTCGTACCGCGCCGGTCCCCGGCTGCTGGCGGCGAGCGCCCGGCTGGCCCGCCGGCTGCGGGGTCCGGCGGCGCACCGGCGGCTGCGCCCGCTGCCCGACGCGGCCCCCGGCACGATGGAGGTCCGCACCTTCCGCTCGGCCACCAGCGAGGCGGCGTGGCTGGCGCACGCCCTGCGCGAGGCCCACCTGCTCGGCGGAGTGCCGTGGTCGGAGATGGCGGTGCTGGTGCGGTCCACCGCCCGGCAGCTGCCGTCGCTGCGCCGCGCCCTGCACGCCGCCGGCGTGCCGACCGTAGTCCACGGCGAGGACCTGCCGCTGCACCTGCAACCGGCGGTCGCCCCGCTGCTGCTCCTGCTGCGGTGCGCGCTGGAGCCGGAGCGGCTCGACGAGGAGGCGGCCGTCGCCCTGCTGCACTCGCCGCTGGGCGGGGCCGACCCGCTCGCCGAGCGCCGGCTGCGGCAGGGGCTCCGGGTCATGGCGCTCGCCGCGGGTGACCGCCGCCCGTCCGGGGAGCTGATCGTCGAGGCGCTGCGCGACCCGGCGGAGCTGGCCGGGATCGACCGCCGGTGGGCGGAGCCCGCGCAGACCGTCGCCGGCCTGCTGGCGGTCGCCCGGGAGACGGCCGCCCGGCCGGGCGCCACCGCCGAGGACGTGCTGTGGGCGGTCTGGCGGGCCAGCGGGCTGGCCGAGCTGTGGTCGGCGGCACTGGCCCGGACCCCGGCGACGGCGGGGGAGGGGGACGTCGCCCGCCGCCGGCGCGCCGAGGCGGCCGACCGGGACCTGGACGCGGTGATGGTGCTGTTCGACGCCGCCGCCCGCTTCACCGACCGGCTGCCCGGCGCGCGGACCGAGGTCTTCCTCGACCACGTGCTCGGGCAGGACCTGCCGGCGGACACCCTCGCACCGACCGCCGACCGCGGTGACGCGGTCCGGTTGCTCACCGCGCACGCCGCCAAGGGCCTGGAGTGGGACCTGGTCGCCGTCGCCGGCGTGCAGGAGGGCGTCTGGCCCGACCTGCGGCTGCGGGGCAGCCTGCTCGGCTCCGAGCGCCTCGTCGACGTGCTCGCCGGCCGCTCGGCCGGCGACGGCCGGCTCGCCACGGTGATCGGCCAGACCTCGGCACTGCTGGACGAGGAGCGGCGCCTGTTCCACGTAGCGGTGACGCGGGCGCGGCGTTCCCTGCTGGTCAGCGCCGTCGCCTCGGCGGCCGTGGGCGGGGACGACCACGAGGAGCAGCCCAGCCGCTTCCTCTACGAGCTCGGCCCCACCGACCCGCCCACCGGCGGCGGTGGCGACCCGCCCACCGGCCCGTCGCCGTCCGACCCCGAGCCGGACGCCGATGCGGCGGTGCCGGCCGGGGACGGCGACCCGGAACCCCACCGGGTGACCACGCTGCCGGTGAGCCGGCCGCCCCGGGCGCTGACCCTGGCGTCGCTGGTGGCCGAACTCCGTACCGCCGCCACCGACCCGGCCGCGCCGCCCGCCCGGCGGCACGCGGCGGCTGCCGAGCTGGCCCGCCTGGCCGCCGCCGGGGTCTCCGGCGCGCACCCGGACGACTGGTGGGGGCTACGCCCCCTCTCCGACGACCGGCCGCTGGTCGACGAGGGCGAGCCGGTCCGGGTCACCCCGTCGGCGATGGAGAGCGCCCTGCGGTGCAGCCTGCGCTGGCTGCTGGAACGGCACGGCGGCAGCGCGCCGGCCGGCACCGCCCAGGGTGTCGGCAACCTGGTGCACGCCGCGGCGATGCTCGCCGAGGACGCCAGTGCGGACCGGGGCGCCCTGCTCGACTACGTCGCCGCCCGCTTCGACGCGATCGAGCTGGCCGCCCGCTGGATGGCCGGGCCGGAGCGGGCCCGCGCCGAGGCGATGGTCGACAAGCTGCTGCGCTGGCTGGCCGCCAACCCGCGCCGGCTGCTCGCCATCGAGCACGAGTTCGCGGTCCGGCTCGACGACCCGCGTCGGCCGGTCGAGCTGGTCGGCCGGGTGGACCGGCTGGAGGTCGACGCGGACGGCCGGCTCGTGGTCGTCGACCTGAAGACCGGCAAGTCGACCGCGGTCACCGCGGCGGACCTCGCGGAGCACCCGCAGCTCGGCGCGTACCAGGCGGCGGTCGAGTCGGGGGCGTTCGGCGAGTACGGGGACGAGTCCGGGGGCGCCGCCCTGGTGCAGCTCGGCACCGGCGCGAAGGACGCGAAGGAGCAGTCCCAGCCGCCAGCCGGCGAGGGGCCGGAGGCGGGCTGGGCGACCGCCCTGGTCCGGCGCACCGCCGATACGATGGCCGCCGCCACCTTCGCCGCGGTCGCCAACTCGAAGTGCCGGGTCTGCCCGGTACGCACGAGCTGCCCGGTGTCCGGGCAGGGGCGCCAGGTCGTCGAACCGCCGACCGTCATCCCCCGGCCGGAGACCCGTGAGCGCGAGGAGTGA